A single window of Mycobacterium sp. ITM-2016-00318 DNA harbors:
- a CDS encoding DUF4352 domain-containing protein, translating to MCAAVLTAAGIAACSSGGTEEGTAQTPASPSASAEPSSGTKDGNLAFTLDRVERDWVDPDHSRAPQGTWVRIPLTVRNEGDTAQTFAADDQKLKEPGGQTLSPDTETMNAEFPGHTSVVIQPGSQSLVYLLFDVPFGLIANKIELHESAQSPGVTLDLP from the coding sequence GTGTGCGCGGCGGTCCTCACCGCAGCGGGTATCGCCGCCTGCAGCTCGGGAGGGACAGAAGAGGGCACCGCCCAGACGCCGGCTTCGCCGTCGGCATCAGCCGAGCCGTCCTCGGGCACCAAGGACGGCAATCTCGCGTTCACGCTCGACCGTGTCGAACGCGATTGGGTGGACCCCGACCACAGTCGCGCGCCTCAGGGAACCTGGGTGCGGATACCACTGACGGTCAGAAATGAAGGCGACACCGCACAGACGTTCGCAGCCGATGACCAGAAGCTGAAGGAACCGGGAGGGCAGACGCTGTCGCCGGATACCGAGACGATGAACGCGGAGTTCCCCGGCCACACCTCGGTGGTGATACAGCCCGGTAGCCAGTCGCTTGTCTACCTGCTGTTCGACGTGCCGTTCGGTCTCATTGCGAACAAGATCGAACTGCACGAGTCCGCGCAGTCACCCGGCGTCACGCTCGATCTGCCGTAG
- a CDS encoding AMP-binding protein produces the protein MPDDTAPIGTQVAALATQDPDAPAVTCSGQTLTRRELDLSTNRLARAFAERGVGVGDYVTIVLPNSIQWAQSVLAAWKLGATPQPLSARLPDAEFEALLDLRSQALIVGRDDPRGRTASVPVGFTPDPALSDDPLPEMVSPVWKSMASGGSTGRPKLIEAGGDSRFPPGAGYPLGAEDNDVNLISVPLSHNTGFSTFGIGLVQGHHLVLMPRFDPHEFLSLVTEHKVTFLATVPTIMQRLLPVYRANPDAYDLSSIRRFWHLAAPCPPAIKQAWIDLVGPEAVWELYGGTELQALTFISGDQWLTHPGSVGVVVAGEMKVLDDDGNECPPGVTGEIYMRPAPGSPPTYRYIGSKAKSRDGWDSLGDLGYFDAEGFLYLNDRRVDMFTVGGRNVYPAEIESALSAHPGVLTCLVVGVPDEDLGQVPYAVVQSDGLDEAAVVDFLRERIAGYKVPRAVEFTDTPLRDDAGKARRSAVRDEILARLAGAHS, from the coding sequence GTGCCCGACGACACGGCGCCGATCGGCACGCAGGTCGCCGCGCTGGCCACCCAAGATCCCGACGCGCCCGCGGTCACCTGCTCCGGTCAGACCCTGACCCGCCGCGAGCTCGACCTGTCAACGAACCGGCTCGCGAGGGCGTTCGCCGAACGCGGGGTGGGCGTCGGCGACTACGTGACCATCGTGCTGCCCAACTCGATTCAGTGGGCGCAGTCGGTGCTGGCCGCGTGGAAACTCGGCGCGACGCCGCAGCCGCTGTCGGCGCGGCTGCCCGACGCGGAGTTCGAAGCTCTGCTGGACCTGCGGTCGCAGGCGCTGATCGTCGGACGCGACGACCCGCGCGGTAGAACCGCCAGTGTGCCCGTCGGTTTCACGCCGGATCCGGCGCTGTCCGACGACCCGCTTCCCGAAATGGTGTCACCGGTGTGGAAGTCGATGGCGTCGGGCGGCAGCACCGGCAGGCCCAAGTTGATCGAGGCGGGCGGCGACAGCCGGTTTCCCCCGGGAGCCGGGTACCCGCTGGGCGCTGAAGACAACGATGTCAACCTCATCTCGGTGCCGCTGAGCCACAACACCGGATTCTCCACCTTTGGGATCGGACTGGTGCAGGGCCATCACCTTGTGCTGATGCCGCGTTTCGATCCGCACGAGTTCCTGTCGCTCGTCACCGAACACAAGGTCACTTTTCTGGCGACGGTGCCGACGATCATGCAGCGTCTGCTCCCCGTCTACCGGGCCAACCCCGATGCCTATGACCTGTCGTCGATCCGGCGGTTCTGGCATCTGGCCGCGCCGTGCCCGCCCGCGATCAAGCAGGCCTGGATCGACCTCGTGGGCCCAGAAGCCGTGTGGGAACTCTACGGCGGCACCGAACTTCAGGCGCTGACGTTCATCTCGGGCGATCAGTGGCTGACCCATCCCGGGTCGGTGGGCGTTGTCGTCGCCGGTGAGATGAAAGTCCTCGACGATGACGGCAACGAATGCCCGCCCGGCGTCACGGGGGAGATCTACATGCGGCCCGCGCCCGGCAGCCCGCCGACCTACCGCTACATCGGATCGAAGGCCAAGAGCCGCGACGGCTGGGATTCACTCGGCGATCTCGGCTACTTCGACGCCGAGGGCTTCCTCTACCTCAACGACCGCCGCGTCGACATGTTCACCGTCGGCGGCCGCAACGTCTACCCCGCCGAGATCGAGTCCGCGCTGAGCGCACACCCCGGGGTGCTTACCTGCTTGGTCGTCGGCGTTCCCGACGAGGATCTCGGCCAGGTGCCCTACGCGGTCGTCCAGTCCGACGGGCTCGACGAGGCCGCCGTCGTCGACTTCCTGCGCGAGCGCATCGCCGGCTACAAGGTGCCGCGCGCCGTCGAGTTCACCGACACGCCGCTGCGCGACGATGCGGGCAAGGCGCGGCGGTCGGCGGTGCGCGACGAGATCCTCGCTCGGTTGGCCGGGGCGCACTCCTGA